A genome region from Panicum virgatum strain AP13 chromosome 4K, P.virgatum_v5, whole genome shotgun sequence includes the following:
- the LOC120704669 gene encoding uncharacterized protein At1g66480-like, translating into MGNSIGGRRKGAKVMQLDGTAFRVKPPAFAGTVLRDHPGFQLLESEEVKLLGVRARPLAHDAPLRPGRLYFLVALPRPAAPPRRAWSGALQVGARERLESLMLTRRSTSDLSLPASASAAATAPPSPLSTASEGGPVRLRMRLPKAQVERLMAESRDGAEAAARIMQLCAANAGSGAATPERGILRTPERSPRFVPTPDWGAGAFAQTPERSPRFAATPDWGTGFMMPSGAGTAPRTPERWPALPRTPEYASPDVKASRKEKRTRFVAMPDEIIA; encoded by the exons ATGGGCAACAGCATCGGCGGCCGGCGCAAGGGCGCCAAGGTCATGCAGCTGGACGGCACGGCGTTCCGCGTGAAGCCGCCGGCGTTCGCGGGCACGGTGCTGCGCGACCACCCGGGGTTCCAGCTCCTCGAGTCCGAGGAGGTGAAGCtgctgggcgtgcgcgcccgcccGCTCGCGCACGACGCGCCGCTCCGGCCGGGCCGGCTCTACTTCCTCGTCGCGCTGCCCCGGCCggccgcaccgccgcgccgcgcctggtCTGGCGCGCTCCAGGTCGGCGCGCGGGAGCGGCTCGAGTCGCTCATGCTCACGCGCCGCTCCACCTCCGACCTCTCCCtcccggcctcggcctcggccgccgccacggcgccgccgtcgccgctctccACGGCCTCCGAGGGCGGGCCCGTCCGGCTCCGGATGCGCCTGCCCAAGGCCCAGGTCGAGAGGCTCATGGCCGAGAGCCGGGacggcgccgaggccgccgccaggATCATGCAGCTCTGCGCGGCCaacgccggcagcggcgccgccacgccggaGAGGGGAATACTGCGGACGCCCGAGCGGAGCCCGCGGTTCGTGCCCACGCCTGACTGGGGCGCCGGCGCGTTCGCGCAGACGCCGGAGCGGAGCCCGCGGTTCGCGGCGACGCCCGACTGGGGGACCGGGTTCATGATGCCGTCGGGCGCTGGGACGGCGCCGAGGACGCCGGAGAGGTGGCCCGCGCTGCCCCGCACGCCGGAGTACGCGTCGCCGGACGTCAAGGCCAGCCGGAAAGAG AAGCGAACGCGGTTCGTGGCGATGCCGGACGAGATCATCGCGTGA